A window of Juglans regia cultivar Chandler chromosome 7, Walnut 2.0, whole genome shotgun sequence contains these coding sequences:
- the LOC108996676 gene encoding 40S ribosomal protein S8 isoform X1, with protein MGISRDSMHKRRATGGKKKAWRKKRKYELGRQPANTKLSSNKTVRRIRVRGGNVKWRALRLDTGNYSWGSEAVTRKTRILDVVYNASNNELVRTQTLVKSAIVQVDAAPFKQWYLQHYGVDIGRKKKAAAKKETPEQEVEAATEEAKKSNHVLRKLEKRQQGRKLDLHIEEQFGSGRLLACISSRPGQCGRADGYILEGKELEFYMKKLQRKKGKGAGAA; from the exons ATGG GTATCTCGCGTGACTCTATGCACAAGAGGCGTGCCACTGGAGGCAAGAAGAAGGcatggaggaagaagagaaa GTATGAGCTTGGCCGCCAACCTGCTAATACTAAGCTTTCAAGCAACAAGACGGTTAGGCGAATTCGTGTGAGAGGAGGTAATGTGAAATGGAGAGCCCTCAGATTGGATACTGGGAACTACTCATGGGGTAGTGAAGCTGTCACCCGCAAGACACGTATACTGGATGTTGTTTACAATGCTTCAAATAATGAGCTTGTGAGGACACAAACTCTAGTGAAAAGTGCTATTGTTCAGGTGGATGCTGCCCCATTCAAGCAGTGGTACCTTCAGCACTATGGAGTTGACATTGGTAGGAAGAAGAAGGCAGCTGCTAAGAAGGAAACCCCAGAG CAGGAAGTAGAAGCAGCTACAGAGGAAGCCAAGAAGAGTAACCATGTCCTTAGGAAGCTTGAGAAGCGCCAGCAAGGTCGTAAACTTGATCTCCACATTGAAGAGCAGTTTGGGAGTGGTAGATTGTTGGCTTGCATCTCTTCTCGGCCAGGACAATGCGGTAGAGCTGATGG ATACATCTTGGAAGGAAAAGAACTGGAGTTCTACATGAAGAAGCTccagagaaagaaagggaagggTGCTGGTGCTGCTTGA
- the LOC108996676 gene encoding 40S ribosomal protein S8 isoform X2, translated as MGISRDSMHKRRATGGKKKAWRKKRKYELGRQPANTKLSSNKTVRRIRVRGGNVKWRALRLDTGNYSWGSEAVTRKTRILDVVYNASNNELVRTQTLVKSAIVQVDAAPFKQWYLQHYGVDIGRKKKAAAKKETPEEVEAATEEAKKSNHVLRKLEKRQQGRKLDLHIEEQFGSGRLLACISSRPGQCGRADGYILEGKELEFYMKKLQRKKGKGAGAA; from the exons ATGG GTATCTCGCGTGACTCTATGCACAAGAGGCGTGCCACTGGAGGCAAGAAGAAGGcatggaggaagaagagaaa GTATGAGCTTGGCCGCCAACCTGCTAATACTAAGCTTTCAAGCAACAAGACGGTTAGGCGAATTCGTGTGAGAGGAGGTAATGTGAAATGGAGAGCCCTCAGATTGGATACTGGGAACTACTCATGGGGTAGTGAAGCTGTCACCCGCAAGACACGTATACTGGATGTTGTTTACAATGCTTCAAATAATGAGCTTGTGAGGACACAAACTCTAGTGAAAAGTGCTATTGTTCAGGTGGATGCTGCCCCATTCAAGCAGTGGTACCTTCAGCACTATGGAGTTGACATTGGTAGGAAGAAGAAGGCAGCTGCTAAGAAGGAAACCCCAGAG GAAGTAGAAGCAGCTACAGAGGAAGCCAAGAAGAGTAACCATGTCCTTAGGAAGCTTGAGAAGCGCCAGCAAGGTCGTAAACTTGATCTCCACATTGAAGAGCAGTTTGGGAGTGGTAGATTGTTGGCTTGCATCTCTTCTCGGCCAGGACAATGCGGTAGAGCTGATGG ATACATCTTGGAAGGAAAAGAACTGGAGTTCTACATGAAGAAGCTccagagaaagaaagggaagggTGCTGGTGCTGCTTGA